DNA from Nymphaea colorata isolate Beijing-Zhang1983 chromosome 4, ASM883128v2, whole genome shotgun sequence:
ATTTCGCGCACAGCAGCTATGCGGAGAGGCTGTGGCAAAGGCGTGGGATGAAGGGGCTGAGCGTGTACTCGCCGGAGGAGACCGTCGGGTATGTTCGGAGGGCCGATAGGCCGCAGCACCTCACCTTTCTCCAGCAGATCGACCTGTTCATCTCGGTGGGCGGCCAAGCCTGATCGGGTTCTGTTGATCGTCCCTAGGCCCTGTTTGCGTTGctagttttttctttcctaGCTGATTCCATGATGACGATCTTATACTCTCTCGGTCCTGTTTGATTGGGCCATTACTCTAGTTCACAATAATATGAAATTCTCGCGATTTCGTTCACCCGCAtggcctttctctctctctctctctgtttttttgGTTCTAGTTCTGAACAATATTCGATTCCATTTCAATGGAATCTGGATCTCACTCAGGTTTATGTGACAATTATGGGCGTCATGAGGAACTGTTGAGAACATGGATTCTACCTGTAAGTGGTTGGTTTTGTTCTGGATTTAATGTAAACACAATAAAAATGCCAAGTTCAGAGTCCGATGTCGCATAAGCAGTtttattggatttgaaccaACTGCAAAGATGACCCATATGGACGAAGGCACGGGAATTAGCTAATTCTCAGTCCAAGGACATCTGGAGTGTTCCGATGAAAATTTTGttacaaaaactgaaaaggaacAGTTTGAATCCACGACCTATCCGGCCGTAGATTCATACCGAATCAattggtgaaatttttgtttcccATATATTTAAGAAGTGGGTGGAACCtattcacaaacattctttTAAAAGGCAAAGATGAAGGTATGTGATCTATCAAGCAATACTGTCAATACTGTTAAAATAATGTGACAGTATTAGGTGGTTCGTAAGCTTGTGAGCGTCAAATATATTGATGCATCTATTGACGTTTAACATGTAAGTGACTCCGATACATGGTCCCTTAACAACTCGGTTTGCATGAATCTAGCGATTCGATGCAGATCAGCCTACATGGACGTATTTTGATGTGATTTAAATTAGATCCTTATATCTATCACCTTCAACGCATTATAATTTATCTGACCACATGGAAAATCAGTGGCTCATTACCCATGAATGTGAAGCAGCTCTAGCATGATCCAAGGAAGGAAGGTTATCTTGCACATTTATTTAGATACCAATTTACCATCATCAGTGTTATATTCAACCGTCGAAGACATTTACACAAGTTCTTTAACCAACTTACTCATTTGACTGGGCGGGacaggaagaaaggaagggaaaagcAGACCATTGGACGGCTTCACGAGGTTGACATTAGAAGAGAACCAAGAACCTCAAAATCCAACTGCCCTGAATCTCAGCATGATCAAAGAGGCCAAAGAACTGGAAGATGTCAGGCCTTAAGTTTTAAATAAGCCCATGCtcacttgaaaattttacaagtgCTAAACGAAAGAAGCTCTGAATGAGAAACTACAGAGCAGGGTTCCTCTCCACTGAAAGTTCCTGGATCAAGTTTGGTCTCATTTAAGCTGGGTCTCATCCCGTTGCTGCTCTATCGGCCTGGAGATGGTGTCCAATCACATGGTCACAGGCAGTGAATTGCACTgaacaagaaaatgttttaaaGATATAGATTAGTAGGATCGAgttacaagaagaaaagaacagaatTAGAGAGAAAAATGCTCCTGCAACACGGGAAACTTATAATGACAAAGACCAATCATAATTCTCAGGCTCCATGTCTAATAGATCTCAACGGTGCTACCAGACCATGCAAGTATGGACTGCACTAGACTCAAGGTTCATCTAAAATATCTTCCGGTCTGCTCCAACCAGATTCAGATAATTCCAGATGCCATTTGAAGGCAATTCATGTCCATTCAGATTGGTATAGCTGTTGACACAGATCTTGCTCAGAGTAACTGATTCTGACACGATCTTAAAGCAACATGGAGTTacagaatgaaacaaaacagaaaaactagAGGAATAACCAAACGCTACTTCATCTTTCTTAGCATAGCTACTATTCAAAGAACATATCACGGAAATCCATCAGACATTTCCAAAACCATGTCCAGGTCACGAAAGTTTGAATCCTAAAAACAGCCCAACAACAGGCAGGAACTTACAGTTTCCAATCCTTCAACACACAAACTATAATTTTCATTGTCATGATGGAAAACTTAGGGAAAACCATTTTTCTGGGACTATCGAATTCATTCACAATGAAGTTATGATTGATAAGACTGTTCCAGCAGTCCCCTTTCTGCAAACTTGTCCAATGTTCACAAGTCTGTCAATTTAATAAAATAACCGACTTCTAACGATTATCTACCCTGCTCTTTGAGTGAAAATTTGTATCACAGGCTGCAAATATGACATCACACAAAGAACTCTATGATCTGTTTTCCATGTACGTTCTAGACAGTAAACCCATTTACATATCCAAATCAGATTCTATACAACATATAAGATTCTAGCAATTCCAGATCAAATTTATGAATATTGAGTTGTAATGCGTCTGACTTGATGccttcaattttcttcttttcacatAACAAACTCCCATTCGGAGTGTTTCATCTGTTCTGGCCgaaaataaaaatgacaagCTTTAAATTGACGTAGTCAATTGGATTAAACCATTCATGACAAGGGGTCCAAATCTGAAAAGTATAGTAAACAAGTGCCTCAATGCCCTTTTCAATTCTGTTGGTTTAggagtgaaaaaagaaaattttgtgaaagGGTGCAGATTTTCATGTCAGCTAAAGGATATGGTTGGattcgttttcatttttcttccagCAGGATTTGGAACAATAAGCATAGTAGTATGATGGTTGGAACAGGAAACGGAACCCTTTTCTGATTCCGTGTACAAAAGTCCAATGTGCTTGTTACAAAACATTGTGGGGCATCAACAAGGTATAAAAAAAAGGGAGACAAAAGATGAGAGATGGAAATGGTATTCTACAACATAAAAATATTATCTGAGccagaaaaaaaggaagtatcaagagaaacaaaaaacatggaTTGAGCAGGAGGTCTAATGTCAAGGTACATTTGAGGCAGACACAATATAAGCCAGGACAACTAAATGGGCATATGACTTTGCAGTACAGGATAGCGTTAATGAAAAAGTTTGGCTCATCTACAAGAATCAAACAGCCAATAAGCCAGGAATACAATAGAAAGTTCATTGACTAAATTAAATATCATTTCTTACCATGGTAGAGTTCACTGTGATATTGCTTAAAAACTCTGTCACATTTTGCTTACAAAATGTGAATAAGAATGAGGAACTTTATTAGTGGATGGgttacaaaacaagaaaaatgaagcaGTAATTCATCTTTGCATCAACCCATCATTCAATTTGCTTCATGACAGTGACCGACAGCACTCAGTCCAACTTCAAGATTAAAATCCACAAAAGCTTGCTTTGCATGTCCTCAAAGGACAAACAACTGCAATTTTGGTTGTAAACTGGGAAACAGAACAATTTGCAACACTTAGCAAGAATTCTATTAACCTATTAAATGCATTTATAAGACATCAGAACCAGCTTAACACTTGAAACATCTTAGAAGTTAGTAACTAACTTAACACCATAAAAGTTAGATGGAACATCTTCTTTACTTTGATAAGTTTGATTACACCAGCTTCTTTTGCAAGATGTTTGGCATACCCTGTCCTAACTTGACCAAACTTCACAGTCTTTGCATGACATAGAAATGGATGAGGAATTGTTTCAACAGTCAcattacattacaaaaattacaatttcgGGATTGTATTCTTTTAGACTCTTTTCATCAAATCAAAATGCTGAACCTGCACTTTGCATAACAAGTAGAGCAGTCGGAAATGCAATTTCAAACTTCCAAAGTCACTAGAGGAAAGCAACAGatttcaacaacaaaaaattaacataaaaattatgTAGTTAAGCAAGGACCAGAAGAAAGTCCACACCTGACTCATTAATCAGCAAAGTCTGCTTTCTCACTTAGCTGTTGGCCCCTGAAAAAGTTAGATATGTTCCATGTGAAACATAATATTCAAGAACAAGAAACCTCTCAGTGAAGGTAAGTGTTAAATGAACTTGAACTTATACACTGGAAAATACATCAGAAATCTTTTGGAAAATACCATAGTGAAGCATCACCAATACCAAGGCCATTGCAAGTTAGTATCATTCCCTTGAATCGACTAAGATACTCCTGCAACAGGCACAATTTGGAATTACCCAGGTGCAAATGATACAGGAACTTCGGAACAGTCAAAAGATAATCGCCCATTTCAGATATAAAGATCACGTAAAAGCACATACACTTAATGTGTATCTCTCAATATCATAGTTCCCTGCGATGTCATAATCTAAGCGTTTGGAAGGATCACTTAGAACTGCAAAAATACGTTATAAAAAAATCAGCTAATGTTAGGTAAGCAAAGTAGGAGATGTTTCATGAGCATTTATGAgcacttcaaaaaaaataattgcatCTAAAAATCCCAGTAAGCATTTGATTCCAATGTAAATTAGCATGCTAAAACCAAACGTAACTAAAGCTGAAAGTTGTACCTCTATAAGCTTCATTTATCTCTTGAAATTTTGCTGTGACACCTTTATCACCTTTGTGCTTGTCAGGATGCCACTTCTGAGAAACCAGAAGTTAAAAGTTCAGAGCATAATTGAAAGCATGACACCATGTCTGACAATGATGTGATATAGACTCCATGGCCTACCAAAGCAAGCCTTAGATAACTTAGTCTGATTTTCTCATCAGTTGCATCATAATCAATTTCCAGAACCTTGTAATAGTCCtgaataaacataaaaaaacagtTATATAACTGCTACCTTTTCTGATGCCTTACTAACAAAGGGACAAATGTGgctatatttcaaaaatatagcACAATAACATATGCAAAatagggaagaaaagaaaaaagatgccAAAATGTCATGAACTTTTGAAATATCACCAAAATCCATTGCCCATGAAGGTAGTGAAATATCTTCCCTTTTTGAAttttacatgtattttaaacctttgtttttttttcaatcttttgtttaatctaacattttaaaaattatttgcaaTTTGACCAATGTTTTTGTAACAAAAGAAGTagagttttcatattttttatattttttcatatatttttaaaattttcaaatgcctgagatttttctcagaaaaataaCTCTGCCAAAGAATACTTGAGGAAAACTTTGCAGTTAAACTGTTAAACATATTCTCCACTATGCTTAATAATAATGAAAGGACTTCGTGGCTTCTGGTTTCAGTAGAAAAGGAAGATTCCCTTAACTGCTCAAATTGGGCCAAGATTTTTAACGAGCCCAAATCAATCGGAAACCCAATACCAGAACCTTGAATGGAAATAAAATTTCCATCAGCATGGACCCAGAACTTATTTGTCTAACTGAATTTTGATCAACCTATTTGGAATCAGATCCTGCACGACAAGTACACGTTCATATTAGGACCAAATCCTAGGTGATCTCCTCCTATATTAAAGTTTCTTGTGATTCATAAGCACAATAGATTCTTGTTAAACTATTGGTTGGGCATGTAGATAAAGGCAAAGATGATATTAGGACCGACAATCCACGCTAAAAATGACCATTCAAGTGCGGGTCGGTGCCGTTTACTGTGAAAGATGGCACCCGCATCAACTATCACCTTCAGTTTTCTCTAAGTTCGAAATGGAACAAGAGCTTGGCATTTTCTCACCATTTCTGATCATGTTACTGCCAGCATTTATTACTTCCTAAACGAATTCATCATAAAACTGTTTATATTCAATCACTTAAGATACGTTGTCCATTCAGGATTATATTCCTCCACAAAGGATTACATCCCTTTTAACACAGGCGACTGTTTAAACTCCCGGAACAAGTTCGAGAAAAGTATTTATGCGTCCATTAACCATCTCAAAATCAACCAATTCCAAATGCTGAAAGCCGGAGCTAGAATAGACATGATCAACCAATCCGCAACGTTCGTATTATCCACGAATCGATAGACATACGGAACAGAGCAGGTCAGCAGTTGGTTGAAAATTTTCCGATCTATTATAATGCAGCCATTAGAGATGCTTTCAAAATGCATAACAATGCCCAATTtggacaaaaaaggaaaacccaatAACCAATTTCCGATAACCCAATTCTGCTTGCTCATAACACGTAATGCCAATTCAATAGAAAACCTCCAGAGGAAAGCAAATAAATGATAACTACCCAGTTCTCAGGATTATCAGAGGAGGAATGGCAAAAGGACAGATAAAATAAAAGGATCACCTTCTGGCGTTCATCTGCCGCTCCCATCTCTTTCACCACATTGAAGGAACAGCTCCGCTATCACAAACCTCATGGGTGCATCCTTCATTGATGGGACGCGCTTAGCAGAAAATCAACAACCCCAGAGAGAGGAGAACGATCACAGAGATACTTCAATTTTTGCTGGCGAGGTGGGTGGTCTCTGAGAGCAAGTATCCTTTATCCACTGGTTGGCACCgcaagagaaagaggaggaataGGAAGAAGAGACTCTCCAAAATGAAAAGCTGGACTCTGCGGGGAATCGAAGGAAGCGACCAACTCTTCGCATCATCCACAAGCCGCAGTCTCCCTATCTCTCTCTGCGCGTTTGGGCCTTCGTGCACTTCATCTTGAGAAAAGTTGAATATCAAGTCGGTCCCAATTCTCTTCCACGTTTCGGCAATCTCGTCAATGAGCCTTCCGcccactctctcttttctccaccTAATCAGCTGGCAGCGTAATCCGGTCGAACTTGAGTTTTGGTTTAAATCCGGATTCACAGCTAACGCTAAACGCCTAGTGTTAATCCAGTTACTGGATCTGAGTCGGTTCATTTATCCGATCGGGCCCAATAAAGATCTGCCTCAGTTATGTCAAATTTCGTGCTTACTTGGATCTGATTCtgttaagaaaggaaaaataaaatcatatttCAGTTATGAATCGGGTTGCACAGTCAATtctatcatattttttaaaaaaaaacttataatcGATCCGACTCGAAACCTTTTCCATCTTTGATTGTACCAACATGGTGCATGAAAGAGGTTTAAGTTTCATCCTCGAATTATGGGTTGGCCATACCGTTTGGGTTGGGTAAGAAGGTGGTTAGTTTTCATTTCTAAAAATTAAGAGCGTCAATTTCATGTGCTATGTCAAAAAAGGGTTCACCAATAATCCCCAAGTTGAACCGCAGCTAAGATCCACATGCATGAAAGAACCCTATGTTGGGTAGTTCAGGAGCATAGTTACTTTtatgagtgtttcataaatcgACCCCAAAGTTTAtagtaaattcataaaacactagtTCTAGTGGTTTATAAaattactttaattttttgagtAGATTTATGAGACATTCACAAAGTATGTTGTCAAACCACTCTTAAAGAGCCAATGAGTTGAATGAAAGCTTCAGCGAGGCGCTCAACCAAAAGTTTGTGCAAGTGCAAAAAGGTAAAGGTGAGATCATGGGGTAaataaagtattttattatGCAAGCATTTTAGTCTCAGCTATCTTATAGTTTGGAGCCTCCCCAAAGCATGATTAGGACTCCTCAATATGACATGTTAAGGATCCGGCAAATTGGGTGGCCTTGTATTGGAACATAGCACTCGAAACTGAACAAATTCCTATGTGCAAAAATGAATTACATGGGGTGCAACTGTTAGCTAGGATGCAAAATGGAGTTAGAATTTATCCGCGGCGGCGGAGGCAGAGGGCTGGCTTGGGCCACTGCCCTCCTTTAgttttggaaaaattaaaaaacactcTATAAAAGTTACAAATTATTCAACCCCAGTGAAGATTTTAGAAATTGTATAGCGgcccttcaaaaaaaaaaagacataattCTGCCCTGGAGcataattttgaaaactaaagATAAGGATCACACCTACCCACACTCCCAGTAGAAAACTaggagaatatttttaatagtAACAGAAGAAATGTGTTCCACACGTTTCACTGATCGTATGTTCTTGTTTCAGAGAGcaaaatataattaaaagtATTGTATTTGATTGATGAACTACGAAACCAGAacataaagtttttaaatgaaATGATGTTTTAAAAAACACAACGCTTTTTTTACCAGATGCTCTCTGACATCATGCTCGACTTCCAGTGGATGAGCCAGGATTGGCACTTGTTGATTGGCGACTACAAAACTATGGACTGCCCCCTTTAATTTGGACTAGTGCATCTTTCAACTTGGCTTGTTTAAAAAAAGCGTCCACGGACCGTAGCTGATGTAAAATCCTCAATCCATACAGATTCCTTCCAGTCGCAGCTACCCGATGCATGCAAATCCTCAATCTTCCTTCTTCTGATCACTTCTTTCTTATCAACAGAGTGGAGAATACATACTGGGATCTGAGGCCACATCATGTCAAGTTAATCTTCTCATTGATATATTTGTTGATGCTCTGGATGTGGGGATCCTGACCTTATAAAAAAGGATTGGTCAGACAACAGTCGTGGCACTAGGCAGATTTTGAGGAAACAGCAGATTAAATAGAAGATACAGCAGAACTAGGAAATGTAAAGCATAAATAAAACTGAACTTTTATGTCCTATATTACTAGGTTAGGGATAAAAACAAagcacttttccttttttgctatCTAAACTTACTTATTGCTATGGTCGCATGAATaaattgatgagaaacatacattaagttaattattttttgaatttaatcatGTATTGATAAAACATAAGATTGAATGGCTAATATAACATCCAAATTTTTACCATGGAAAAATCTTCATTGTTtgtaaaaacaactaaaaataaaacatgttttatatcaaatagtttttataaactCATGATGATGGTTttattttagtaaaaaattagagggtctggtttttatccctaacGTAGCAGCCTGTAATCTACCAATTTTCCCCATGTTTTATATTGGATCCATAAATTTGTGAAAGGACCTTTTAGGTGCATTTAAGATGCAGATATGTGCTCCTTTTAAATTATGAAACGGttgcaattttttattatcttctCGTTcgatttaacaaaaaaaaatctaagaattatatttatatgagaCTTCCCAAAACGGTGAAAGGAGGCCTGGTGGAAAGGATCAACAAGGACGTGTTTGTGGGTCAGGTGGTGATGAGCTCGATGGCGACAGCCCTACTGGAATTGGGCTCCACCGACGACCTTAGGGTCCTTTGTAGCTTGATCCACGTCGTTAAAAGCCCCTTTGTCGATGAGATCCACCAAAGCAGGGAGCTCCTCAAGATCATAAAGGCCATGGATTCGAAAGACCAGGGGTTGAAATCAACTGCTTTGGATCGTATATTGGAGATTGGGTACTTTGGCAAAAAGGAGGCAATCGAGGCCATTATGGAGGAGGATCTATTGAGGAAGCTGGTGCTCTTGCAGGTCGAAATCTTGCGGGCCTGATGAAACTGGGCAGTGCAAGTACTGAAGAAATGTAGGATTTCTCCACTCATTGTGGAGATGGTCACAATGGAGGGTCCCCTTCTATGAAGGAGGAGGGGTGGTTGGAGCAACACCCATTTGATGGGTGCGTGGCCAAGTTTGTTATACGGTTGGAGGTGGGGCAGGGGTTGAGgtagagggagaagagggcctTCAAGCTGGAGGTGCTTAAGAGAGTGAG
Protein-coding regions in this window:
- the LOC116252116 gene encoding uncharacterized protein LOC116252116, with protein sequence MGAADERQKDYYKVLEIDYDATDEKIRLSYLRLALKWHPDKHKGDKGVTAKFQEINEAYRVLSDPSKRLDYDIAGNYDIERYTLSEYLSRFKGMILTCNGLGIGDASLWGQQLSEKADFAD